The nucleotide window TCCGGAACACACCGCCTGATGATCGCCACGCTCGACATGTACGACTTTCCGGAAACTCGGGAAGCGACGAACTCTTGGTGGGAAGCACTGGCGCGCGGACTTGCCGCCGAAGGCCTGTCCGGAATTCCGCCGCACCGTACGCGCTCACCGGAAGAGAGCGCACCATGGTCGGCGCCGAACCTGTTCTTTACCCAGATCTGCGGCTATCCACTGCGCAAGCGGTATCGTGACGCGCTGCGCGTCGTCGGCACGCCGTGCTACCGGGCAGAGGGTTGCGACGGGCCGCGATACAGCAGCGTGGTGATCGTTCAACGCGGTGCCGGGATTACGTCGATTGAGGCTCTTGAAGGTGCACGGCTGGCCTATAATGGTGCCCTTTCACAGTCCGGCATGAGTGCCTTCCGCGCCCTGCTTGCGGACCGTGGGATCGAGCCCGGTTTTTTTGGCGACGCCGTATGCAGTCGCGGTCATCGGGCAAGTGTTTCGATGGTCACCTCGGGAGAAGCCGACACGGCCGCAATCGATTGCGTCACCTGGGCCCTGCTGCAGAAACATGCCCCACAGGAATGCGATTCGGTCGAGGTTCTTGCCAGGACACCTAATGCGCCGGGCCTGCCCTATGCAGTCCCCGCCAGCATCGATGACCAAACGCTCGCTGCCTACCGGCGCGGAATCGAACGGGCGATCGCCGACCCGTCCGGACAATCCGCCCGCGATGCGCTCCTGATCGACGGATTCTCTCCGTTGAACGATGCCGATTACGAAGAAATCGACGCCATGGAAACACGTGCGCGAGAGCGAGGACTGCCTTCCCTCTTCTGAGCTTGTTGCATCGCGCCCGGCACGGCAAGATCGCCACCGGAAAGACAATCGCCGCTTGTGAAGGAAACACACCATGGCCATTACCTTTTACGATCTGTCCGCCAGGAATGGTGCCCGCTTCAGCCCCTTCGGATGGCGTGCCCGCATGGCCCTGGCCCACAAAGGCCTCGAGGCGGATGCAACGGTCGAACACGTTCGTTTCGGAGAAAAGGACAAGCTGGAATTCAGCGGTCAGAAACTCGTCCCGGTTCTGAAAGACGCCAACACCGTGATTTGCGATAGCTGGGACATCGCCTGCTATCTCGAGGAGAACTATCCGGACAGCCCCAGCCTTTTCGGCGGCGAGGCCGGTCGCGGCGCTGCGCTTTTCATTACCGAATGGACAAACCGTACCATCAACCCGTTGGTTGCCGGCTGCATCGTCCATGACGTCTACCTCGCCTGCGACGAGCGCGATCAACCCTATTTCAAGGAATCTCGCGAGGCCCGCTTCGGAAAATCGCTGGAAGAAATACAGAAGGGGCGTGAGGACAGGCTTCCCGATCTGCACAAGGCCCTGGCTCCAGCACGGGCCGTGATAGAGAAACAGCCCTATATCGGCGGCACGGGTCCGAGCTTCTCGGATTACGCGCTCTTCGGAACGCTCATGTGGGCGCGGATATCCAGCCCGTTTGAGCTGCTTGCCGAGGATGATCCTCTCTGGGCATGGCGCGAACGGCTGCTCGACGCCCATGATGGGTCCGCCCGCAAGGAAAAGCTCTGCGCCGACGCCGCCTGAGCCAAAACAAAGAACTGGAAATCAGCACCATGTCACGCGTACCCGCCCTCAAGCCCGAGGACATGTCCGACGCGCAGCGGACCATCCACGACGCCATCGTCAACGGCCCCCGCGGTCGTGTCGAAGGTCCCCTGAAGATCTGGCTGCATAGCCCCGCCCTGGCCGACAAGGCACAGCAGCTCGGCCAGTTCGCGCGTTTCGACAGCACGCTCGAACCGCGCCTTTCCGAGCTTGCCATTATGATCACGGGCCGGTTCTGGGGAGCCCAGTTCGAGTGGTCCGTGCACAAGCCTTTCGCCCTGAAGGCAGGCATCTCGGAGGAAATACTGGACGCGATCCGGGACAGGAAAACGCCACCCTTCAAGAAGACGGATGAGCGGGTCGTCTATGACGTTTCCCGCGCGCTGCATGAAACCCATAAGATCGGCGACGCTCTCTATGCCGAAGCTATCGAGATACTGGGTCAGCAGCGGGTCATCGATCTTGTCGGGTTGCTCGGCTATTACACTCTGATCTCCATGACAATCAATGCTTTCGAGGTTCCTCTCGAAGGCGATCAGGTGGCCGAACTCGATTAAACCCAATGCCTTGCAGGGCGCAAATGACCAACGCGCCCTGCAATCACGGTAAAAGCCATTATTTTAATAGTAAATTATTTTTCAATTTTAGAACTGGTTAATATTGCATTAACTCCCGGCCCACGATAGCATTGTCACCAGTGAGTAGGAGAGTGCACATGATAACTCTTGCGATGGTGATAGTGACGTGGTGCGTGGTCGCACTTGTCGGTGGCGTGCTTCTCGGGCGCGGTATCCGCGAGAACTAATCGCGAATTAAGCTCCAGTCTCCTGTTCCAGGTTTCCATACCCGGCTGCCGATTCCTGGAACGCTTCCTTGATCCTGATCGCCTCAATCCCGGTCTTCTTTGCAGGCGGGCTCTTTCGTCAAAGAGGCCCGGCTCTCAGAACGATTTCAATTCCAATGATAATCGCGGTCAGCATCGCCAGATAGCCGACGAACTGCGCGTGATCCTCACCATCGATCACCACCTTGCGCAGCCGCGCACCAAAAATATCGAACAGTGAGACAGTCGCCAGAATGATCAGCAGGATCGCGGCGCCTGAACCATAGTCGAAGCCCCGCAAGGATTCAGACAGCGACATGCCAATGCCTCCTGCCCCGACGATCCCCAGCACTGTGGCCGAGCGCACATTCGCTTCGAACCGATAGAGCGAAAAGGAAATCCATAGTGGCAGAACCTGCGGGATCACCCCGAAGACAATTTCATGCAGGCTCGTCGCCCCGGTAGCCCGGATACCTTCGACCGGTCGCGGATCGATGGCTTCAACCGCCTCGGAGAAGAGTTTGGCGAGTGTGCCCGTTGTATGAATGGCCAGCGCCAGCACCCCGGCAAGCGGGCCGAGCCCGACAGCAGCGACAAAAACCAGTGCGAAGACCAGCTCGTTGATAGCCCTGAACGCATCCATCAGGCGCCGCACCGGAAAACTGAGCCAGGTCGGAGCCAGGTTTGACGATGCCATCAGACCAAAGGGGACCGCGAACACGACCGAGAGGAACGACCCCCAGACCGCCATCTGCACGGTCTCCAGCATCAGATCGAGATAACTCCGCCAGTAACGGAAATTGGGCTCCAGAAAATCGGACAGCAACATCGCCATGTTACCGCCGCCGCTGAACACATCCCCGATACGATTCATGTCCGACGGCACGAAGCTCCAGACCAGCATGATCAGGAAAGTGCCCCAGAGCAGGTAGTCGAACGCCTGCTCCTGGCGGCCACGGCCGGGCACGACGATGTCCTCCAGGCGGGGCTGGGTTCCGTTGGCGGCACTATTATTCATGGCTGACACTCATGGGACTTGGTTCCCGAAAAGAAGCGGGGGCCATGTGGCCCCCGCATATCGGCCCGGCGAAACACCGGACCAGGATCTGGGTTACTTGCGAGGGCGAGCCTCGGCGGCGCGGCGGATATCCGCGATCTTCTCGTCGATCTTGGCGATCTTCTCTTTCTTCTCGGACTGGGAGAAAGTGTCGTCGCCCTCGATGGACATGCGCTGACGGATTTGGTCCATCTCATAGAATGGCCAGAGCTGGGCATTCGAGGACGGCACGAACGGGCCCATATCGATCATGGCGAGGATTTCACGAGCCGTGGTCACTTCCGCATCGCTGCCGAGGCGGCCATAAGTCATGAAAAAGCTCATGATCTTGGCTTTCAGACCCTTGTTCAGTTCCGGGCGCCAGGCCATCGGATCGGACGCGATCAGCGGGGAGCGCCAGATTTCCTTGATCTCGGCAAACAGTTCCGGTTTGGCGAATTTCAGACGCTTGTAGAGGCCACCGGAGGACGCAACGGCCGCATCGACCTGCTTGGTCGCGACGGAGATCAGGTTGGTCTCATGGTTTGCATTGCGGACAATCTTGAAGCATTCCTTCGGATCAACGCCTTCCTTGGCGAAGATAAAGGTAGACGGCACCAGGAAGCCCGAGGTTGAGTTCGGATCGCCAAGGCCAAAATTCAGGCTCTTGTCGCACTTCATGACGTCTTCGTAGCTCAGACCAGAATCCTTGTGCGTGACCATGACCGACCAGTAACCCTGATCGCCGTTGGATTCGGTCGTCTGTGCAAAGATCTCGGCACCGGCGCGGTCGACAGCGACCATGCCGGACTTGTTGCCGTACCAGGCGATATCGACCTTGTCGAAGCGCATGGCCTCGATCACACCCGCATAGTCAGCCGCGAAGAACGGCTTCACCGGCATGCCGAGATCCGCTTCGAGCGCCTGCAGGAACGGCCCCCACTTCTCGCGTTGGGCGGAGCTGTTCTCCGTAGCGATGATGCCGAAGTTGATTTCCTTCGGGTCTTCCCTGTCGGCCAGGGCCGGCACCGCGCTTGCGGCAAGGCCTGTGGCCAGAACCGCGGCGGCGGTCAGGCGGGTGAAGATGGTCATGGGATCAGCTCCTCTTGATGCTGGAAAATGGTTTCAGGCGGACACAGCAAGCCGCTGCTCCGCCACTTCATGTGCCTCTGCGAAATCCTCGGCATCGGGGAGGATCAGCTCTTCGCTGGCCTCGCCGTAGATTTCACGGAGAAAAGCAGTGGTGAGATCGTGGGACGGCCCGTCGAAAACGACCCGGCCGTCCCGCATGGCGATAGTGCGCTTGCAATAGCGCCGGGCGTATTCGACCTGATGCAGCGAAACGAGCACGGCCGTGCCTTCCGTCCGGTTGATATCGGAGAGCGTCTCCATCACCCGGCGGGCGGAGGCCGGATCGAGAGAGGCAATCGGCTCGTCGGCGAGAATGGCTTCGGTTTCCTGCACGAGACATCGGGCGATGGCCGCACGCTGCTGCTGCCCGCCAGAAAGCGTCGCCGCGCGCTGCCGCGCCGTCGCCGCGATGCCAACCCGCGTGAGTGCCTGCATGGCGCGCTGCTTTTCCAGTTGGGAGAACTGCATGAAAACGCCGCGCCATTTCGGCATTCGGCCGAGACGGCCTGCCAGCACATTGGTCAGCACCGTCAGACGCGGCACCAGATTGAATTGCTGGAAAATGACACCCAGGCGGCGGCGCACCTGCGACACGTCGCCGGTCAAGCGGCCACCGGCCTGCACCTGATCGCCAAATACAGCGATTGAGCCCCCGTTATCGCCTTTATTGGCGACGATCAGGCCGCCAATATGCCGGATGAGTGTCGACTTACCGGAGCCGGAGGCTCCGATCAGCGCCACCATCTCGCCCGCTTCGAGCGCAACCGAGACTCCGTCGAGCGCCCGGCGCCCGTTCGGAAATGTTTTGGAGACGTTCGTGACCTGAATAACAGGTTGGCTCTGAGTATGTGACATGCGGCCCCTTCCCAAGGACCGCGACATTACTCAAGAGCGTTGACCGGCATGCCGCAGAGTTATGACGATTTCAGGACTCCATCGTGACTCAATCCCCACAAAAAGACGCGGAAGAGTCCCTGATATGTCATGTACGGCCGGACAATCCATAAACTGAATCATTTCAGCCAAGAGACTTAATGGTTCTATATTGGTAGAATTAACTCTCTCTTAGGGGGTAATTTCATGGAAAATTTGGCTAAATTCGTGTTCGAACGCACTATGATAAACATTGTGCCGATTCTGATTGGTGTATTGGTTGGCATCGCAATAGTCAGGGGTGCTCTCGCCAGTCGAGGCTCGATATTTAGATCCATCGTTGTTGGGGTTTGCGGGTATTTAGCTGGTGTCGTCAGCTATTCAGTTTACGATATTCCAGAGCGCCCTATAGAGCTGGTTGAAGCGCTTACGCTTTCGATAGGAATGTTTGGGCTGCCATTCCTAGTCGCATTGATGATCTTCCGAAAACGCAAAATAAACATTGCGTCAGACCAGTAACGCCAAAATTAATCACCTTTTCCTCGGCAAGAAACGATCTGCGGGCACTCCATCGTCATGACCGCTTCGCCATCCTGATTGAACGTCGTGTATTTGAACCGGACAAAGCCCCTGTCCGGTTTGGAGCGGGACTGACGTTTCTCCAGCACTTCCATCTCCAAGCTCAGAGTATCGCCCGGCCGCACCGGTTTCAGCCAGTTCAGCTGATCGATGGTTCCGGCACCGAGATTGGTCGCCTGCAGTCCGTTCGCCTGCCAGGCCAGCCTGAAGCTGACGGCAAGGGTCTGGAAACCGCTGGAGATGACGCCGCCGAAATGGCTCTCCTCGGCATCCGGCACGCTGATATGGAAGGGCTGCGGGTCATACTTCCAGGCAAAATCGATGATCTCGGATTCCGTCATGGTCTTGCGCTGGGAACGGAGGACCTGGCCGATTTCCAGGTCCTCGAAATAAACAGGAGACTGCATAAGCTCAGTCCCGAAGCACGGCGGCGATGGCATCGCCAAGATCGGCTGTCGTGGCCTGACCGCCAAGATCCGGGGTCTTCGGCCCACCACCTGAAATCACCGTCTCGCAGGCAGCAACGATGGCGTCCGCCGCTTCCTGATGCCCATGATGCTCCAGCAGCATGGCGCCGGACCAGATCTGGCCGATCGGGTTGGCAATCCCCTTGCCGGCGATGTCCGGGGCAGAGCCATGCACCGGCTCAAACATGGAGGGATACTTCTTCTCCGGATTGATGTTCGCGGACGGCGCGATAGCGATGGATCCGGCAACGGCCGGGCCGAGATCGGACAGGATATCACCAAACAGGTTGGAGCCGACGACCACATCGAACCAGTCCGGATGCAGCACGAAATTCGCGACCAGAATGTCGATATGATACTGGTCCGTCGCGAGATCCGGGTATTCCTTCGAGATCGCCGCGAAGCGCTCGTCCCAGTAAGGCATGGTGTGAATGATGCCGTTGGATTTGGTCGCCGAGGTTACCTTCTTCTTGCCGGTGCGTTGGCAAAGCTCGAATGCGAAACGCATGATCCGGTCGGTTCCGGTCCGGGTGAAGACGCTTTCCTGCATCGCCATCTCACGGTCCGTACCCTCGAACAGGCGCCCGCCAATGGACGAGTATTCGCCCTCGTTATTCTCGCGCACGACATAGAAGTCGATATCTTCCGCCGTCCGGTTCGCCAGCGGACAATTCATGCCCTTGAGCATCCGGATCGGGCGCAGGTTCACATACTGCTCCATCTCCCGGCGGATCGGGATCAGCAGGCCCCAGAGCGAAACATGGTCCGGCACACCCGGAAAACCGACGGCGCCGAGGAAGATCGAGTCGAATTCCTTCAACTGCTCGATCCCGTCGATCGGCATCATCATGCCGGTCTTCTTATAGCGCTCGCAGCTCCAATCGAATTCGGTGAAATCATACTCAATGCCGAACTTCGCCCCCGCTGCCTCCAGCACCTTGATGCCTTCCGGAATGACCTCCCAGCCGATACCGTCGCCCGGGATCACCGCGATATTGATTTTCGACATTGGGTTTTTCCTCCGCATCAGATTTTCTTGTTGGCCGCATAATAGGCTGGGGACGCGGTCGGACAAACCACTCCGTGGAACTAATCCGGTTCAATCTGCTCACGGCTTCTTCCCCGACCGTCTCTTGACAAGTTTATGACCGGGCCGCAGGTTGGCCTCGTGATGCTGGGGTGTTTCGGAATTCGTAGCCGGAACTGAGAGGATACCCATCGAACTTGATCCGGGTCATGCCGGCGCAGGGAGACGTCACGAGACTGCAGATGCGGTCGCGTTCATTCCTCTCGCCCCGATTTTGAATCTGCCGTTCCGTCGAACGGACCTATTGGAGTGCCGGGAATGTTCCTGAAAACCGCCGCCGTCGCGCTGACCGCGCTTATGGCCATAAGTCTGACCGCAAAAGCCGAGACAATCCCCGTGCTGGTGCCGATCACCGGCTTCCTGTCTCTTGAAGGAACATCCCAGCGCAACGGCGCGGTACTGGCCATCGAGCGTTATGGCAAGGATCTCGATCTGGAACCCGAAGTGACCGACACAGGCACCTCTCCAGAAGGTGCCGTCACCGCGTTGCGCCGGGCGCTGGAGGGCGAGCCGAGTGCCGCCGTTGCCTCCATGCTTGGCACGCAAATGCTGGCCATGCTGCCCATCGCCGGTCGCGCCGGCGTTCCGCTGCTCACCGTTTCCGGCACGGCGAAGATCACCGAGATCGGCATTCCCTGGGTGTTCCGTTTCTTCCCGGGCGACAGCGTGGTGAAGGTGGCGCAGGCCCGGTACGCTATCGAGGAACTCGGCGCCAAACGCCCGGCTCTGCTCCATCAGACCACTGCCTACGGGCAGAGCGGTGCGGAGCATTTGCGCCGGATCATGAATGATCTCGGGGCGCCGCTGGTGTTTGAGGAAGCCATCGACGTCTCGGTGAAGGACATGCTGCCTGCCCTGACCCGGATGCAGGAGGCCAAACCCGACCTGATCCTGCTGCACCTGCATTCCGGCTCTACCGCTTTGGTGATCCGCCAGGCCAGGGACCATAACATCGCCCTGCCGATCCTTGCCGGCTCCGCCATGCACCAGCCGACCACGGCCGCCCTGCTGGACCCGAAGCAGCTCGCCGGTGTTTGCGCCGAAAGTGCGTCCTCGCCGATTTCTGAGCCAGAAGGTCCGGTTGAGGATTTTACATCGGAATATCGAGCCCGTTTTGGAACCGAGCCCGACGCTTTCTCGCTGGCCCAGTATGACGGCGCGGCCATGATGATCGCGGCGCGGAATTCAGGCGCCAGAACCGCAGAAGAAGTGCGAGACTGGCTGGCCAGCAACAGCTATGACGGGCTCGCCATGACCTACAAATCCGACGGCGAGGGCAACATGGCGCATGACGCGGTCATCGTCTGTTACGATGGCAAAAGCGCGGTACCGGCGATCAAGCGGCGCTACGAGAATGTCAGCGGCGTGAAATAGAGCCGCACCCGGCACCCGCCCCAGCCATGTCAACCATTGCTCTCACCCAGATCCTGCTGAACGGTCTCGCCCTCGGCGCCGCCTATGCCCTTATCGCGCTTGGCTTCGTCATCGTGCTGAACGCCGTGGGGGCGGTGAATTTCGCCCAGGGCGAGCTGGTCATGGCGGGCGGTTTCGCCGCCATCGCGCTCGCCCCGTTGATCGGCGAAGCGACGGCGCTGCCAGGGCTGCTCCTGCTGCCGCTGGTGATGGGGCTGATGGGACTCGTCGGGGCCGGCTTCGCCTGGATTGCCTATTTCCCCGTGCGCAAACGCCATCAGGTCGCGGTCTTCGTCAGCACCATCGCCGCCGGACTGGTGCTGCAGCATCTGGCGAACGCCCTTTTCGGCGCCGCGCCCCGGGCCGGGCCTCCGCTCATCGCGGGCGCCCCTATGACCATTGGCAGCCTGTCCATCTCGCTGCAGCAACTCGCGGTGATGGCCTGTGCAGCCGCCCTGATCTCCGGGACTGGCCTGTTTCTCGGCCGGACCCAGACCGGGCGACACATGCGCGCCGTGGCACAGGATTCTGAAATGGCGGCCGCCATCGGCATCCACCCGAAGCGTATGATCACCCTCTCCTTCGCGCTCGCCATCGCGCTTGCGGGCGCGGCCGGATTGCTGCTGTCCAACCAGTTCTTCGTCAGCCCTAACGATGGCGGATTGTTCATGCTGAAAGCCTATATCGCGGTAACCATCGGCGGCTGGGGCAGGCTCGACGGGGCGGTGATCGGCGCAATGTTGATCGGCATTTTCGAGACCCTTGTCGCCGCGCTTACCTCCTATCTGGTAGCAGAGGCCCTGCTCTATGCGCTGCTACTGGTCATGCTGGTGTTCCGACCGTCGGGGCTTCTGCCGGAGCGGGCACGCGCCCGTGTCTAACCCGCGCTCCCGTCTGATTCTCGGCGCCGTAGTTGCCGCGCTGGCGCTCTATGCCCTGTTCTACGCAGGCGATTACGCTCTGCATGTCCTGACCCGTGCCGGGATCTATGCCATTGCCGCGATTGGCTATCAGCTCATCTTCGGCCGCCTTGGTGCACTGTCACTAGCTCAGGGCTGTTTCTTCGGGCTTGGCGCCTATGCGGCAGGTCTTGGTGCGCTGGAACTCGGCCTTGGATTCCCCCTGACACTGGCCGCAGGCATCCTGTTGCCGAGCGTTCTGGCCGCCCTCATCGCAATTCCCGTGCTCCGTCTCGCCTCGCACTATTTCGCGCTCGCCACCCTCGGCATCGCCCAACTCGCCCTCCTCGTCGCCACGAACTGGACAGAGGTCACCGGCGGCGCGAACGGCCTGTACGGAGTGCCGCCCATCGAGATCGGCTCGGTTTCCTTCGGGCACGGCTTGCCGCTGACCATACTGGTCTGGGCCTGTGTCGGCCTGGCACTCCTTATTTCGCACAGGATGACAGCCGGACGGCTTGGGCTGGCGGTCGAGACCCTGCGGGAAGCGCCTCTGGCCGCCACCACGCTCGGTATCGACGGGGCGGCAATCCGTTTCCGATTCTTCATCGCCAGCGCGGCTTTTGGCGGACTTGCCGGAGCGCTGCAGGCACACGCGGTCGGCGTCGTTTCACCGGACGTCTTGCAGTTCCACGTCCTGGTACTGATCCTCGCCATGACCGTGATTGGCGGACGCACCTCACCCGTCGGGGCCGTGCTTGGCGCCCTGCTGCTGGTTCATCTGCCGGAGTGGTTCCGGGATTTTGCAGATTATTATCTTGTGGTCTATGGCGCGGCCCTGCTCGCCGCCATCGTCTTCCTGCCGCGCGGACTTGCCAGTCTCTTTTGGGAAAGCAAGGCATCCGCAATCGTAACAGGCGACGCTGCGGCACCGCATGCGCCCGCTCCGCTCAGCCTGTCCGTGGAGACTGTGTCCAAACAGTTTGGCGGCGTAAC belongs to Nisaea sp. and includes:
- a CDS encoding branched-chain amino acid ABC transporter permease → MSTIALTQILLNGLALGAAYALIALGFVIVLNAVGAVNFAQGELVMAGGFAAIALAPLIGEATALPGLLLLPLVMGLMGLVGAGFAWIAYFPVRKRHQVAVFVSTIAAGLVLQHLANALFGAAPRAGPPLIAGAPMTIGSLSISLQQLAVMACAAALISGTGLFLGRTQTGRHMRAVAQDSEMAAAIGIHPKRMITLSFALAIALAGAAGLLLSNQFFVSPNDGGLFMLKAYIAVTIGGWGRLDGAVIGAMLIGIFETLVAALTSYLVAEALLYALLLVMLVFRPSGLLPERARARV
- the phnD gene encoding phosphonate ABC transporter substrate-binding protein — encoded protein: MTIFTRLTAAAVLATGLAASAVPALADREDPKEINFGIIATENSSAQREKWGPFLQALEADLGMPVKPFFAADYAGVIEAMRFDKVDIAWYGNKSGMVAVDRAGAEIFAQTTESNGDQGYWSVMVTHKDSGLSYEDVMKCDKSLNFGLGDPNSTSGFLVPSTFIFAKEGVDPKECFKIVRNANHETNLISVATKQVDAAVASSGGLYKRLKFAKPELFAEIKEIWRSPLIASDPMAWRPELNKGLKAKIMSFFMTYGRLGSDAEVTTAREILAMIDMGPFVPSSNAQLWPFYEMDQIRQRMSIEGDDTFSQSEKKEKIAKIDEKIADIRRAAEARPRK
- the phnE gene encoding phosphonate ABC transporter, permease protein PhnE — protein: MNNSAANGTQPRLEDIVVPGRGRQEQAFDYLLWGTFLIMLVWSFVPSDMNRIGDVFSGGGNMAMLLSDFLEPNFRYWRSYLDLMLETVQMAVWGSFLSVVFAVPFGLMASSNLAPTWLSFPVRRLMDAFRAINELVFALVFVAAVGLGPLAGVLALAIHTTGTLAKLFSEAVEAIDPRPVEGIRATGATSLHEIVFGVIPQVLPLWISFSLYRFEANVRSATVLGIVGAGGIGMSLSESLRGFDYGSGAAILLIILATVSLFDIFGARLRKVVIDGEDHAQFVGYLAMLTAIIIGIEIVLRAGPL
- a CDS encoding glutathione S-transferase N-terminal domain-containing protein, yielding MAITFYDLSARNGARFSPFGWRARMALAHKGLEADATVEHVRFGEKDKLEFSGQKLVPVLKDANTVICDSWDIACYLEENYPDSPSLFGGEAGRGAALFITEWTNRTINPLVAGCIVHDVYLACDERDQPYFKESREARFGKSLEEIQKGREDRLPDLHKALAPARAVIEKQPYIGGTGPSFSDYALFGTLMWARISSPFELLAEDDPLWAWRERLLDAHDGSARKEKLCADAA
- a CDS encoding tartrate dehydrogenase, producing the protein MSKINIAVIPGDGIGWEVIPEGIKVLEAAGAKFGIEYDFTEFDWSCERYKKTGMMMPIDGIEQLKEFDSIFLGAVGFPGVPDHVSLWGLLIPIRREMEQYVNLRPIRMLKGMNCPLANRTAEDIDFYVVRENNEGEYSSIGGRLFEGTDREMAMQESVFTRTGTDRIMRFAFELCQRTGKKKVTSATKSNGIIHTMPYWDERFAAISKEYPDLATDQYHIDILVANFVLHPDWFDVVVGSNLFGDILSDLGPAVAGSIAIAPSANINPEKKYPSMFEPVHGSAPDIAGKGIANPIGQIWSGAMLLEHHGHQEAADAIVAACETVISGGGPKTPDLGGQATTADLGDAIAAVLRD
- a CDS encoding ABC transporter substrate-binding protein: MFLKTAAVALTALMAISLTAKAETIPVLVPITGFLSLEGTSQRNGAVLAIERYGKDLDLEPEVTDTGTSPEGAVTALRRALEGEPSAAVASMLGTQMLAMLPIAGRAGVPLLTVSGTAKITEIGIPWVFRFFPGDSVVKVAQARYAIEELGAKRPALLHQTTAYGQSGAEHLRRIMNDLGAPLVFEEAIDVSVKDMLPALTRMQEAKPDLILLHLHSGSTALVIRQARDHNIALPILAGSAMHQPTTAALLDPKQLAGVCAESASSPISEPEGPVEDFTSEYRARFGTEPDAFSLAQYDGAAMMIAARNSGARTAEEVRDWLASNSYDGLAMTYKSDGEGNMAHDAVIVCYDGKSAVPAIKRRYENVSGVK
- the phnC gene encoding phosphonate ABC transporter ATP-binding protein, with the protein product MSHTQSQPVIQVTNVSKTFPNGRRALDGVSVALEAGEMVALIGASGSGKSTLIRHIGGLIVANKGDNGGSIAVFGDQVQAGGRLTGDVSQVRRRLGVIFQQFNLVPRLTVLTNVLAGRLGRMPKWRGVFMQFSQLEKQRAMQALTRVGIAATARQRAATLSGGQQQRAAIARCLVQETEAILADEPIASLDPASARRVMETLSDINRTEGTAVLVSLHQVEYARRYCKRTIAMRDGRVVFDGPSHDLTTAFLREIYGEASEELILPDAEDFAEAHEVAEQRLAVSA
- a CDS encoding phosphate/phosphite/phosphonate ABC transporter substrate-binding protein, with the translated sequence MIATLDMYDFPETREATNSWWEALARGLAAEGLSGIPPHRTRSPEESAPWSAPNLFFTQICGYPLRKRYRDALRVVGTPCYRAEGCDGPRYSSVVIVQRGAGITSIEALEGARLAYNGALSQSGMSAFRALLADRGIEPGFFGDAVCSRGHRASVSMVTSGEADTAAIDCVTWALLQKHAPQECDSVEVLARTPNAPGLPYAVPASIDDQTLAAYRRGIERAIADPSGQSARDALLIDGFSPLNDADYEEIDAMETRARERGLPSLF
- a CDS encoding carboxymuconolactone decarboxylase family protein, whose product is MSRVPALKPEDMSDAQRTIHDAIVNGPRGRVEGPLKIWLHSPALADKAQQLGQFARFDSTLEPRLSELAIMITGRFWGAQFEWSVHKPFALKAGISEEILDAIRDRKTPPFKKTDERVVYDVSRALHETHKIGDALYAEAIEILGQQRVIDLVGLLGYYTLISMTINAFEVPLEGDQVAELD
- a CDS encoding branched-chain amino acid ABC transporter ATP-binding protein/permease; the protein is MSNPRSRLILGAVVAALALYALFYAGDYALHVLTRAGIYAIAAIGYQLIFGRLGALSLAQGCFFGLGAYAAGLGALELGLGFPLTLAAGILLPSVLAALIAIPVLRLASHYFALATLGIAQLALLVATNWTEVTGGANGLYGVPPIEIGSVSFGHGLPLTILVWACVGLALLISHRMTAGRLGLAVETLREAPLAATTLGIDGAAIRFRFFIASAAFGGLAGALQAHAVGVVSPDVLQFHVLVLILAMTVIGGRTSPVGAVLGALLLVHLPEWFRDFADYYLVVYGAALLAAIVFLPRGLASLFWESKASAIVTGDAAAPHAPAPLSLSVETVSKQFGGVTALDGVSLTLAPGEILGLIGPNGSGKTTLVNLISGIEKPDGGRIRLGDSDITGKPPEFIARAGLCRSFQHPQIAPDLTVLESVEAVVSEGESPQARLSEVGLLSRANERAGTLPPAALKHLEIARALAAGASVLALDEPAAGMNEVERAELSALLKRLADAGHGILLIDHAMDFLLPLADRVICLSAGQVVAEGMPRDVARDPAAISAYFGESPL
- a CDS encoding MaoC family dehydratase: MQSPVYFEDLEIGQVLRSQRKTMTESEIIDFAWKYDPQPFHISVPDAEESHFGGVISSGFQTLAVSFRLAWQANGLQATNLGAGTIDQLNWLKPVRPGDTLSLEMEVLEKRQSRSKPDRGFVRFKYTTFNQDGEAVMTMECPQIVSCRGKGD